In Serratia marcescens subsp. marcescens ATCC 13880, a single genomic region encodes these proteins:
- a CDS encoding lysozyme, whose protein sequence is MSATVKRCSVAAVLAIAVLLPSFGELQTSEVGLRLIADLEGCRLSPYQCSAGVWTQGIGHTAGVIPGKAIDERKAAMDLVDDVRRTERGMAACLPQTLSQQTYDAVIAFAFNVGISAACHSTLVALLQQGQWQQACDQLPRWVYVNGKKNKGLEQRRAMERALCLQGIASS, encoded by the coding sequence ATGAGTGCAACCGTTAAGCGCTGCAGCGTCGCCGCCGTTTTGGCCATCGCCGTGCTGTTGCCGTCATTTGGCGAGCTGCAAACCTCAGAAGTCGGCCTCAGGCTGATCGCCGATCTCGAAGGTTGCCGCCTGTCGCCTTACCAGTGCAGCGCCGGGGTGTGGACGCAGGGCATTGGGCACACCGCTGGCGTCATCCCTGGTAAAGCGATCGATGAACGCAAAGCCGCGATGGATTTGGTCGACGATGTTCGCCGCACCGAGCGCGGCATGGCCGCCTGTCTGCCGCAAACGCTCTCGCAACAAACCTATGATGCGGTGATCGCCTTCGCCTTCAACGTGGGTATCAGCGCCGCCTGCCATTCCACGCTGGTCGCGCTGCTGCAGCAGGGTCAGTGGCAGCAGGCCTGCGATCAGTTGCCACGCTGGGTTTATGTAAACGGAAAGAAAAACAAGGGGCTGGAACAGCGACGCGCCATGGAACGCGCACTGTGCTTGCAAGGCATTGCCTCATCATGA
- a CDS encoding HP1 family phage holin, with amino-acid sequence MEKITSFITYAMALFLAWLGKLSPQDIAFLVGAAVGIGTFLVNWYYRRKSLQILKAIERNATSRRNIYDECNR; translated from the coding sequence ATGGAGAAAATCACCTCATTCATCACCTACGCCATGGCGCTGTTTCTCGCCTGGCTCGGCAAGCTGTCTCCGCAGGACATTGCCTTTTTAGTCGGTGCGGCGGTAGGCATCGGCACGTTTCTGGTGAACTGGTACTACCGACGTAAAAGCCTGCAGATCTTGAAGGCCATTGAGCGCAATGCGACATCTCGGAGGAACATTTACGATGAGTGCAACCGTTAA
- the rplS gene encoding 50S ribosomal protein L19, with product MSNIIKQLEQEQMKQDVPAFRPGDSVEVKVWVVEGSKKRLQAFEGVVIAIRNRGLHSAFTVRKISNGEGVERVFQTHSPVIDSITVKRRGAVRKAKLYYLRERTGKAARIKERLNRVN from the coding sequence ATGAGCAACATTATTAAGCAACTTGAACAAGAGCAGATGAAACAAGACGTACCTGCATTCCGTCCGGGTGATTCCGTGGAAGTGAAGGTATGGGTCGTTGAAGGTAGCAAAAAACGTCTGCAGGCATTCGAGGGCGTGGTTATCGCTATCCGTAACCGCGGTCTGCACTCTGCATTCACTGTTCGTAAGATTTCCAACGGCGAAGGTGTTGAGCGCGTATTCCAGACTCACTCCCCAGTAATCGACAGCATTACTGTTAAACGTCGTGGTGCCGTTCGTAAAGCTAAACTGTACTACCTGCGTGAACGTACTGGTAAGGCTGCTCGTATCAAAGAGCGTCTGAACCGCGTTAACTAA
- the rimM gene encoding ribosome maturation factor RimM (Essential for efficient processing of 16S rRNA) — MSKQLKPVAPKQPIVLGKMGSAYGIRGWLRVFSSTENAESIFDYQPWFIQQAGQWQHIELEDWKRHSQDLIIKVKGIDDRDAANLLTNREIMVDSEQLPPLEGDDYYWKDLMGCQVVTTAGYELGKVIDMMETGSNDVMVVKANLKDAFGMKERLIPFLHGQVIKKVDLTARVIEADWDPGF, encoded by the coding sequence ATGAGCAAGCAACTCAAACCGGTAGCGCCTAAGCAGCCGATTGTACTCGGTAAAATGGGTTCCGCTTACGGCATTCGTGGTTGGCTCAGAGTGTTTTCATCCACCGAGAACGCCGAAAGCATTTTTGACTATCAGCCGTGGTTTATCCAGCAGGCGGGTCAGTGGCAGCATATCGAGTTGGAAGACTGGAAGCGCCACAGTCAGGATCTGATCATCAAGGTCAAAGGCATTGACGATCGGGACGCGGCGAATCTGCTGACTAATCGCGAGATTATGGTGGATTCTGAGCAACTTCCTCCGCTGGAGGGTGACGATTACTACTGGAAAGACCTGATGGGCTGCCAGGTAGTCACCACCGCCGGCTACGAGCTGGGTAAAGTCATTGATATGATGGAAACCGGCTCGAACGATGTGATGGTTGTGAAAGCGAACCTGAAAGATGCGTTCGGCATGAAGGAGCGGTTGATTCCGTTTCTTCATGGGCAGGTTATCAAGAAAGTCGATCTCACTGCCCGCGTGATTGAGGCAGATTGGGATCCTGGTTTTTGA
- a CDS encoding ogr/Delta-like zinc finger family protein, producing MMHCPLCGHVAHTRSSRYLSESTKERYHQCRNINCSCTFATHESVARVIVKPGDDIIPAQPHPPESQQKHSAAAL from the coding sequence ATGATGCACTGTCCATTATGCGGTCACGTGGCCCACACTCGCTCCAGCCGCTATTTGAGCGAGTCGACCAAAGAGCGTTACCATCAATGCCGCAACATCAATTGCAGCTGCACGTTCGCCACGCACGAATCCGTCGCACGGGTGATCGTCAAACCTGGCGATGACATTATCCCGGCGCAGCCTCACCCGCCGGAGAGTCAGCAGAAACACAGCGCCGCAGCGCTGTAA
- a CDS encoding DUF481 domain-containing protein — protein sequence MLSSRARRAFPLYICCLTTFTSVSALADNTLFTAMDDPATAKKPFEGNVQAGYNAQSGNSQSSTLLANTNMTWFNSDAAYSLWGAANNTTSSNVRSSEKYQAGGRTRYNLTDRNYLFGQASWLSDRFNGYDSRSTLTGGYGRQLLNGPLSDLRVEFGPGVRHDEYHGGGRATKGLAYGAANYSYQLTDNTKFIQGVSALANEETTLNSESALNVAINDRFSLRVAYTVTYNSKPPASAPKNTDTTTSVTLVYGL from the coding sequence ATGCTCTCTTCTCGCGCTCGTCGCGCTTTTCCGCTGTATATTTGCTGCTTAACGACTTTCACCAGTGTTTCAGCCCTTGCCGACAATACGCTTTTCACCGCGATGGACGATCCGGCCACCGCCAAGAAACCGTTCGAAGGCAACGTGCAGGCGGGCTACAACGCCCAGTCAGGCAACTCGCAGAGCTCCACCCTATTGGCCAACACCAACATGACCTGGTTCAATAGCGACGCGGCGTACAGCCTGTGGGGGGCGGCCAACAACACCACCTCCTCCAACGTGCGCTCGTCCGAAAAATACCAGGCCGGTGGCCGTACGCGCTATAACCTGACCGATCGCAACTACCTGTTCGGTCAGGCCAGCTGGCTGAGTGACCGTTTCAACGGTTACGACTCACGCTCCACGCTGACCGGCGGCTACGGCCGTCAACTCCTTAACGGGCCGCTCAGTGACCTGCGGGTGGAATTCGGTCCCGGCGTGCGCCATGACGAGTACCATGGCGGCGGCCGTGCGACCAAGGGGCTAGCCTATGGTGCGGCCAACTATTCCTATCAGTTGACCGATAACACCAAGTTCATTCAGGGCGTTTCCGCGCTGGCGAACGAAGAAACCACGCTGAACTCGGAAAGCGCGTTGAACGTGGCGATCAACGATCGCTTCTCATTGCGCGTGGCTTACACCGTGACCTACAACAGCAAACCGCCGGCCTCGGCGCCGAAGAACACCGACACGACGACCTCGGTCACGCTGGTCTACGGCCTGTAA
- the trmD gene encoding tRNA (guanosine(37)-N1)-methyltransferase TrmD, protein MFIGIVSLFPEMFRAITDYGVTGRAVKNGLLSVQCWSPRDFTYDRHRTVDDRPYGGGPGMLMMVQPLREAIHAAKAAAGEGAKVIYLSPQGRKLDQTGVCELAANQKMILVCGRYEGVDERVIQTEIDEEWSIGDYVLSGGELPAMTLIDSVARFIPGVLGHQASAEEDSFADGLLDCPHYTRPEVLEGMEVPPVLLSGNHAEIRRWRLKQSLGRTWLRRPELLESLALTDEQAVLLAEFQREHQARQQDYEGNV, encoded by the coding sequence GTGTTCATCGGTATTGTAAGCCTGTTTCCTGAGATGTTCCGCGCTATCACCGATTACGGGGTGACTGGCCGGGCAGTAAAAAATGGCCTGCTGAGCGTGCAGTGTTGGAGTCCTCGCGACTTCACCTACGACCGGCATCGCACCGTGGACGATCGCCCTTACGGCGGCGGCCCGGGAATGCTGATGATGGTGCAACCTTTACGGGAAGCCATTCATGCGGCGAAAGCAGCGGCAGGCGAGGGAGCAAAGGTGATTTATCTGTCACCTCAGGGGCGCAAGCTGGATCAAACCGGCGTGTGCGAACTCGCGGCCAATCAGAAGATGATTCTGGTGTGCGGCCGTTACGAAGGGGTAGACGAGCGCGTAATCCAAACCGAAATTGACGAAGAATGGTCAATCGGCGATTACGTTCTCAGCGGCGGGGAACTGCCGGCGATGACCCTGATTGATTCAGTCGCCCGTTTCATACCGGGTGTGCTGGGCCATCAGGCCTCAGCGGAGGAAGACTCCTTCGCCGACGGATTGCTGGACTGCCCGCACTATACCCGCCCCGAGGTGTTGGAAGGGATGGAGGTACCGCCGGTTCTGCTGTCGGGCAACCATGCCGAGATACGTCGCTGGCGCTTAAAGCAGTCGCTGGGCCGAACCTGGCTTAGAAGACCTGAACTTCTAGAAAGCCTAGCTCTGACTGACGAGCAAGCGGTGTTGCTGGCTGAGTTCCAACGGGAACATCAGGCCAGGCAACAGGACTATGAAGGAAACGTCTGA